Proteins encoded in a region of the Streptomyces sp. NBC_00513 genome:
- a CDS encoding aminotransferase class III-fold pyridoxal phosphate-dependent enzyme translates to MATADRPAGLTWLDTVGRVIPAGCSTLAKAPHRLLPGRGAIVAVQAKDAEFTDLDGRTWLDCEMAMGTATWGHARPEVGEAVSAVLARGTAFSVADPLELALAERLLARFGVYEAVKFAKSGADVVSGAVRIARAATGRDLVVATEYHGWHDWAAPSHYSARPAALGIPQAVAALTLTTPPGDPERLLELLREHAGNVAAVVMCPNRWSADHLGIVVDAVRSVGAVVIFDEVTSGIRMGRRATCGEVDVWPDLLCISKGMANGLPLAAILGHRRLVMRAEDVRMSNAHSSESLALAAALACEDLMDAAPTWPSWRARTADMMETLRARIDVLGLGGHIELRGDYSSFSLGTVAAPDFWTDPFRTHLLDVLTDCRIFTKGYFVFSDRHRPPQLDEVERAIDTALTSYGHHN, encoded by the coding sequence ATGGCCACCGCGGATCGACCGGCCGGCCTCACCTGGCTCGACACAGTCGGCCGCGTGATTCCCGCCGGATGCAGCACCCTGGCCAAGGCACCTCACCGACTCCTTCCGGGGCGGGGCGCGATCGTGGCAGTACAGGCCAAGGACGCCGAGTTCACCGACCTTGACGGTCGTACCTGGCTGGACTGCGAGATGGCCATGGGTACGGCGACATGGGGGCACGCCCGCCCCGAGGTCGGAGAAGCGGTGAGTGCCGTGCTGGCGCGGGGCACCGCGTTCTCCGTGGCGGACCCCCTCGAACTGGCCCTGGCCGAGCGGCTCCTGGCCCGCTTCGGTGTCTACGAGGCGGTGAAGTTCGCCAAAAGCGGTGCCGATGTGGTGAGCGGGGCGGTACGAATCGCCCGCGCGGCCACCGGACGCGACCTCGTCGTGGCGACCGAATACCACGGATGGCACGACTGGGCAGCACCATCGCACTACTCCGCACGGCCCGCTGCCCTCGGCATCCCGCAAGCCGTGGCAGCACTGACGCTGACCACCCCGCCCGGCGACCCCGAGCGCCTCCTCGAACTCCTGCGCGAGCACGCGGGGAACGTTGCCGCAGTGGTGATGTGCCCGAACCGCTGGTCTGCCGACCACCTCGGCATCGTCGTGGACGCGGTGCGTTCCGTGGGAGCGGTCGTGATCTTCGACGAGGTCACGTCGGGCATACGGATGGGCAGACGTGCCACCTGCGGTGAAGTCGACGTATGGCCGGACCTGTTGTGCATCTCGAAGGGCATGGCGAACGGACTCCCGTTGGCGGCGATACTGGGTCACCGCCGCCTGGTGATGCGTGCCGAGGACGTACGCATGAGCAACGCCCACTCCAGCGAGTCACTGGCTCTCGCCGCCGCACTGGCTTGCGAGGACCTCATGGACGCGGCTCCCACCTGGCCGTCGTGGCGCGCACGGACCGCCGACATGATGGAAACCCTTCGTGCCCGGATCGATGTCCTCGGCTTGGGCGGACACATCGAACTTCGGGGCGACTACTCGAGTTTCTCCCTGGGCACGGTCGCCGCACCTGATTTCTGGACGGACCCCTTCCGCACGCACCTGCTGGATGTCCTCACCGACTGCCGGATCTTCACCAAGGGCTACTTCGTCTTCTCCGACCGCCACAGACCCCCACAGCTCGACGAGGTCGAGCGTGCCATTGACACCGCCTTGACCAGTTACGGACACCACAACTGA
- a CDS encoding CocE/NonD family hydrolase, whose protein sequence is MRTMKNEWITASDGVRICADVYLPEGDGPFPALYAVAPYQKDLLYLPAVSMFRFIETGPLDYWTGHGYAVVVGDQRGTGGSEGRFELFGPAEQRDFHDTIEWIASRPWSTGKVSMIGESAYSVNQWLAAAQRPPHLTCALIYSGFTDLYHDAVYHGGVYSMGFLNFWSTDHLRAGATIGGGTPPRPGGITTDLIGMALDRPVFDDWWEQRSVKVEDIDVPVLNIAWWYSVGLHLRGQLDGHERLKGTDKRLVVLAGTDSHERYYQTDFLDAYIRPWYDHWLKGVDNGVMDGPAVLIQVANSGRPPREESEWPPRRAVPTTLYLDPAPAHAVLSLNDGSLTTTPPARSTRTATAYDYPNPEWTVGTTVITEGIPQPTRGVLTFTTAPLEHDTEVTGQITLVLWAESDQTDTDFHVKISEQKAVPKLKETLMRRVAKNVPPPSAMVSRGWLKASHRAHPPQPIEPGTVVRYEIEVWPTSYLFPKGSRIRLEIANGDSAVADGLFHHYYGHKAGRDLIHHDVDHPSHLVLPVIRQPADSDKRAPLVATTSS, encoded by the coding sequence ATGCGTACGATGAAGAACGAGTGGATCACCGCCTCTGATGGCGTCCGGATCTGCGCTGATGTGTACCTCCCGGAAGGGGATGGCCCGTTCCCCGCTCTGTACGCGGTGGCGCCGTACCAGAAGGACCTGCTGTACCTGCCGGCGGTGTCGATGTTCCGGTTCATCGAGACCGGTCCCCTCGACTACTGGACCGGCCACGGTTACGCCGTCGTGGTCGGTGACCAGCGAGGCACCGGCGGTTCCGAGGGGCGGTTCGAGCTGTTCGGTCCCGCCGAGCAGCGCGACTTCCACGACACCATCGAGTGGATAGCCTCCCGCCCGTGGTCAACCGGGAAGGTGTCGATGATCGGGGAGAGCGCCTACAGCGTGAACCAGTGGCTGGCCGCCGCGCAGCGTCCGCCGCACCTGACCTGCGCGCTGATCTACAGCGGGTTCACGGACCTCTATCACGACGCGGTCTACCACGGCGGGGTCTACTCCATGGGGTTCCTCAACTTCTGGTCGACCGACCACCTCCGCGCCGGCGCCACGATCGGCGGCGGCACTCCGCCCCGGCCCGGCGGCATCACCACCGACCTCATCGGCATGGCCCTGGACCGGCCCGTCTTCGATGACTGGTGGGAGCAGCGGTCGGTGAAGGTGGAGGACATCGACGTCCCGGTGCTCAACATCGCCTGGTGGTACAGCGTCGGCCTGCACTTGCGCGGTCAACTCGACGGACACGAAAGACTCAAGGGCACTGACAAGCGCCTCGTCGTACTCGCCGGCACCGACAGCCACGAGCGCTACTACCAGACCGATTTCCTCGATGCGTACATCCGTCCCTGGTACGACCACTGGCTCAAGGGCGTCGACAACGGGGTCATGGACGGCCCTGCGGTCCTCATCCAGGTCGCCAACTCCGGGCGACCGCCGCGAGAGGAATCCGAATGGCCACCCCGGCGCGCCGTGCCGACCACCCTCTACCTGGACCCCGCACCCGCACACGCCGTCCTCTCACTGAACGACGGCAGCCTCACGACCACCCCGCCCGCCCGGTCGACCCGGACGGCAACCGCCTACGACTACCCCAACCCCGAGTGGACGGTGGGCACCACCGTCATCACCGAAGGCATCCCACAACCCACCCGGGGCGTCCTCACCTTCACCACCGCGCCCCTGGAACATGACACCGAGGTCACCGGGCAGATCACCCTGGTGCTGTGGGCGGAGTCCGACCAGACCGACACCGACTTCCACGTCAAGATCTCCGAGCAGAAGGCCGTGCCCAAGCTCAAGGAGACCCTCATGCGCAGGGTCGCGAAGAACGTACCGCCGCCCTCCGCCATGGTCAGCCGCGGCTGGCTGAAAGCATCCCACCGCGCCCACCCGCCCCAGCCGATCGAGCCGGGAACCGTCGTCCGCTATGAGATCGAGGTCTGGCCGACCTCCTACCTCTTCCCCAAGGGCAGCCGAATCCGCCTGGAGATCGCCAACGGCGACTCGGCGGTCGCCGACGGCCTGTTCCACCACTACTACGGCCACAAGGCGGGCCGCGACCTCATCCACCACGACGTCGACCACCCCTCCCACCTCGTCCTGCCCGTCATCCGCCAACCCGCCGACTCTGACAAAAGAGCACCCCTCGTGGCCACCACCTCGTCCTGA
- a CDS encoding HAD family phosphatase produces MSAHERALVLDFDGLVADTEVLWLAVLTRLYRSLSQELPHDLYVASIGGTLQDFNPFEDLAARCGTISAAELERRGENLFRTWMTYEAPLPGVRRLVTQAERLGLPLAIASSSRSASVIPHLESFGLLESFSVVVTSEDVPRVKPAPDLYLRAAQRLGVEPTDILAFEDSYRGVRAATAAGALCVAVPHVLSRTHDFSDAALRLDSLALCDVEDLLLLPADR; encoded by the coding sequence GTGAGCGCACACGAACGAGCCTTGGTGCTCGACTTCGACGGACTCGTCGCAGACACCGAGGTGCTCTGGCTGGCCGTCCTCACCCGGCTCTACCGCTCGTTGTCCCAAGAACTGCCGCACGACCTCTACGTCGCTTCCATCGGCGGGACACTCCAGGACTTCAACCCCTTCGAGGACCTGGCGGCCCGATGCGGGACGATCAGTGCGGCCGAGCTGGAGCGCCGGGGCGAGAACCTGTTCCGAACCTGGATGACATATGAGGCGCCGCTACCGGGAGTCCGGCGCCTGGTGACGCAGGCGGAACGACTCGGCCTGCCGCTCGCAATCGCGTCGAGCTCCCGCTCCGCCTCCGTGATACCCCACCTTGAGAGTTTCGGACTCCTCGAATCCTTCAGCGTGGTCGTTACATCGGAGGACGTACCGCGGGTGAAACCCGCGCCAGATCTCTACCTGCGGGCGGCGCAGCGCCTGGGCGTCGAACCTACGGACATCCTGGCGTTCGAGGACTCCTACCGGGGAGTACGCGCCGCGACAGCGGCAGGCGCTCTCTGCGTGGCCGTGCCGCACGTCCTCTCCCGGACTCACGACTTCAGCGATGCGGCCCTGCGCCTCGACTCACTGGCGCTGTGCGACGTGGAAGACCTGTTGTTGCTCCCCGCCGATAGGTGA
- a CDS encoding long-chain fatty acid--CoA ligase produces MTNIATLLTGSASAHGDRIAIRHESTTLTYAQLDDLTARTAALLQDRGVRPGDRVAVITPNVPHFPIAYYGILRAGAVVVPMNPLLKASEIGFILRDAGARMALTSPMSAAETAEAAAPTEIDCLVLDPDGFDALIDRTKPLGAVFDAQDTDLAVILYTSGTTGTPKGAELTHRNLLTNTATAVETLFHVGPGDVLFGGLPLFHAFGQTCGLNTAVAAGATLSLLTRFHPAAALETIQRDAVTVLLGVPTMYAALVHVELPDGFDAPHLRLAVSGGASLPIEVLHGFEQRFGVDVLEGYGLSETSPVAAFNMPDRPRKPGSVGLPVRGVELRLVNEDGTTTGPGEVGEIAIRGENVMAGYHRRPRATAETIRDGWFHTGDLARVDEDGYYFIVDRAKDMIIRGGYNVYPREVEEILYQHPAVAEAAVVGIPDPRLGEEIAAVVVLKHEGQATAEEIRDHVKAQMAAYKYPRIVELTDELPKGPTGKILKRDIVITPTDS; encoded by the coding sequence ATGACCAATATCGCCACCCTGTTGACGGGCTCCGCGTCGGCTCACGGTGATCGGATCGCCATACGGCACGAGTCCACCACACTGACCTACGCCCAACTTGACGACCTGACGGCACGGACCGCCGCGCTGTTGCAGGACCGCGGCGTACGCCCGGGCGACCGGGTGGCTGTCATCACACCCAACGTCCCGCACTTTCCCATCGCCTACTACGGCATTCTTCGCGCGGGCGCCGTCGTCGTGCCGATGAACCCACTGCTCAAGGCCTCGGAGATCGGCTTCATTCTGCGCGACGCCGGCGCCCGGATGGCGCTGACTTCCCCGATGTCGGCGGCGGAGACGGCCGAGGCGGCCGCGCCTACCGAAATCGACTGCCTGGTCCTCGATCCGGACGGCTTCGACGCTCTGATCGACCGCACCAAGCCGCTTGGCGCCGTCTTCGACGCACAGGACACCGACCTCGCGGTGATCCTCTACACCTCAGGCACCACCGGCACGCCGAAGGGCGCAGAACTGACGCACCGCAACCTCCTCACCAACACCGCCACTGCCGTGGAGACCCTCTTCCACGTCGGCCCCGGCGACGTGCTCTTCGGCGGCCTGCCCCTGTTTCACGCCTTCGGTCAGACCTGCGGCCTCAACACGGCCGTGGCGGCGGGGGCCACGCTGAGCCTCCTCACCCGATTCCATCCGGCAGCGGCGCTGGAGACCATCCAGAGGGACGCTGTCACCGTCCTCCTCGGCGTCCCGACCATGTACGCCGCGCTCGTGCACGTCGAGCTTCCCGACGGCTTCGACGCCCCGCACCTGCGCCTCGCCGTCTCCGGTGGCGCGTCGCTTCCGATCGAGGTGCTACACGGCTTCGAACAGCGTTTCGGCGTTGACGTGCTCGAAGGGTACGGCTTGTCCGAGACGTCTCCCGTGGCGGCCTTCAACATGCCGGACCGTCCACGCAAGCCCGGCTCCGTCGGCCTGCCCGTGCGCGGCGTCGAACTGCGTCTGGTCAACGAGGACGGGACGACAACCGGGCCCGGCGAGGTCGGCGAGATCGCGATCCGGGGCGAGAACGTCATGGCCGGATACCACAGACGGCCGCGCGCCACCGCGGAGACGATCCGCGACGGCTGGTTCCACACAGGTGACCTCGCCCGCGTCGACGAGGACGGCTACTACTTCATCGTCGACCGGGCGAAAGACATGATCATCCGCGGTGGCTACAACGTCTACCCACGTGAGGTCGAGGAGATCCTCTACCAGCACCCGGCGGTCGCCGAAGCCGCCGTCGTCGGCATACCGGACCCGAGGCTGGGGGAGGAGATCGCAGCGGTGGTGGTCCTCAAGCACGAAGGGCAGGCCACGGCCGAGGAGATCCGCGACCACGTGAAGGCACAGATGGCCGCGTACAAGTACCCGCGGATCGTCGAGCTCACCGATGAACTCCCGAAGGGGCCGACCGGGAAGATCCTCAAACGGGACATCGTCATCACCCCCACCGACTCCTGA
- a CDS encoding MFS transporter — MKRHRFVARLHPNARYCIYTEPFWAIFGTAALYYATLYMETVGLSTVAIGGILSANLYVAFLFQLVAGAVTDRMGRRRATFWFDVTSWVVPMFVWAFSNNFWFFLLGYLLNASSKIVNVSFWLLATEDSPEEDRARIFAAIKVVIMFAGLLVPIVGFCMDRYGTVPTLRVLFFVGGLAMLLHNCLRHWYTVETQAGVEARERHAGTPLFRSVLDSGRLLWAAGRHSALRRLVAMYVFSFVAVQLNVFLAVYLTKNLGYSALVVGSVPALGAVTALLCYAVVMPWASGRASATTMARWSLVASLAGWILFLILGPGNLALLCLCTMLTSGGPFLVESYRDAGVVSCVHTSERATFFAAVQTFTAVVSIPSGYLSAVLFQTQPLLLFAAIGALYGVAVLCTFGRHTTFQADVRLVPHGSGAVTNP; from the coding sequence GTGAAGCGCCACCGATTCGTGGCACGTCTTCACCCCAATGCCCGGTACTGCATCTATACGGAGCCGTTCTGGGCGATCTTCGGCACCGCCGCGCTGTACTACGCGACGCTGTACATGGAAACGGTCGGCCTCAGCACGGTGGCCATCGGCGGAATCCTGTCGGCCAACCTCTACGTCGCGTTCCTGTTCCAGTTGGTGGCAGGTGCCGTGACCGACAGGATGGGCAGACGTCGTGCCACGTTCTGGTTCGACGTCACGTCCTGGGTCGTCCCGATGTTCGTGTGGGCCTTCAGCAACAACTTCTGGTTCTTCCTCCTGGGCTACCTCCTCAACGCGTCGTCCAAGATCGTCAACGTGTCTTTCTGGCTACTGGCCACGGAGGACAGTCCGGAAGAGGACCGGGCGCGAATCTTCGCCGCCATCAAAGTGGTGATCATGTTCGCGGGCTTGCTGGTGCCGATCGTGGGATTCTGCATGGACAGGTACGGCACGGTGCCGACCCTGCGCGTGCTCTTCTTTGTCGGCGGGCTCGCCATGCTGCTGCACAACTGTCTGCGTCACTGGTACACGGTCGAGACACAGGCGGGCGTCGAGGCCAGGGAGCGCCATGCCGGCACGCCGCTGTTCCGAAGCGTGCTCGACAGCGGCCGGCTTTTGTGGGCGGCCGGGCGGCACAGCGCGCTGCGGCGTCTTGTAGCCATGTACGTGTTTAGCTTTGTCGCCGTCCAACTCAATGTGTTCCTTGCCGTGTACCTCACGAAGAACCTGGGGTACAGCGCTCTGGTGGTGGGCTCTGTCCCGGCTCTCGGCGCGGTCACCGCCCTGCTCTGCTACGCGGTCGTCATGCCTTGGGCGTCGGGGAGGGCCTCGGCGACCACCATGGCGCGGTGGTCACTCGTCGCCAGTTTGGCGGGCTGGATACTTTTCCTGATCCTCGGCCCGGGGAACCTCGCCCTGCTGTGCCTGTGCACCATGCTCACCTCGGGCGGCCCGTTCCTGGTGGAGTCATACCGCGATGCCGGCGTGGTGAGCTGCGTGCACACCTCGGAGCGAGCCACATTCTTCGCGGCCGTACAGACCTTCACCGCCGTGGTGTCCATCCCGAGCGGATACCTGTCCGCGGTACTTTTCCAAACCCAGCCGCTACTGCTGTTCGCGGCGATCGGCGCGCTGTACGGGGTGGCCGTACTCTGCACATTCGGCCGGCACACCACCTTTCAGGCCGATGTTCGACTCGTCCCCCACGGCTCGGGGGCGGTGACCAACCCGTGA
- a CDS encoding NAD(P)/FAD-dependent oxidoreductase encodes MHMPVTIIGAGLGGLTLARVLHVHGIPVTVYEADSSPTVRTQGGMLDIHDYNGQLALKAAGLMDEFHAIVLHGRQALRVLDPDGTVMLDKADDGTGGRPEVQRGALRQILLDSLPADTVRWGHKAGSTRALSSGHHEVTFADGSTVVAGLLVGADGAWSRIRPLLTTATPEYAGTSVVETYLFHADTRHPAAAKAVGGGMLLAPSPGKEIFAHRESGDTLHTYVALSRPQEWFAAIDFTDATAASARVAREFDGWAPELTALITDGDTAPVLRPQYALPIGHRWDRVPGVTLLGDAAHLAPPNGDGANLAMLDGAELGEALAAHPDDVEAALTEYEQAMFPRSAEVTTFEGGEVPGIDSERNTAQGLINMITEKNQ; translated from the coding sequence ATGCACATGCCCGTCACGATCATCGGCGCAGGACTCGGCGGACTCACTCTGGCCCGCGTCCTGCACGTCCACGGAATCCCTGTCACGGTCTACGAGGCGGATTCCTCCCCGACGGTGCGCACGCAGGGCGGGATGCTCGACATCCACGACTACAACGGACAGCTCGCCCTCAAGGCGGCCGGCCTGATGGACGAGTTCCACGCCATCGTCCTGCACGGCCGCCAGGCGCTTCGGGTTCTCGACCCGGACGGGACCGTCATGCTCGACAAGGCCGACGACGGCACGGGCGGACGCCCCGAGGTGCAGCGCGGCGCGTTACGACAGATCCTGCTCGACTCCCTCCCGGCCGACACCGTCCGATGGGGGCACAAGGCCGGCAGCACCCGCGCCCTCAGCTCGGGCCACCACGAGGTGACGTTCGCCGACGGCTCCACCGTCGTCGCCGGCCTGCTGGTCGGCGCGGACGGCGCCTGGTCGCGGATCCGGCCACTGCTCACCACCGCCACACCCGAGTACGCCGGCACGTCGGTCGTCGAGACCTACCTGTTCCACGCCGACACCCGCCACCCGGCCGCCGCGAAAGCGGTCGGTGGCGGCATGCTGTTGGCCCCCTCACCGGGCAAGGAGATTTTCGCTCACCGGGAGAGCGGCGACACCCTGCACACCTACGTGGCGTTGAGCAGGCCTCAGGAGTGGTTCGCCGCCATTGACTTCACCGATGCCACTGCGGCCTCCGCTCGGGTCGCGCGCGAGTTTGACGGCTGGGCGCCGGAACTCACCGCGCTGATCACCGACGGCGACACGGCGCCGGTCCTGCGCCCCCAGTACGCTCTGCCGATCGGGCACCGGTGGGACCGGGTGCCGGGGGTCACCCTGCTCGGCGATGCCGCCCACCTCGCGCCCCCGAACGGCGACGGCGCCAACCTGGCCATGCTCGACGGTGCCGAACTCGGCGAGGCCCTCGCAGCGCACCCCGACGATGTCGAGGCCGCGCTCACCGAGTACGAGCAGGCCATGTTCCCCCGCAGCGCGGAGGTCACCACTTTCGAAGGTGGAGAGGTTCCGGGGATCGACTCCGAGCGCAACACGGCCCAGGGCCTGATCAACATGATCACCGAGAAGAATCAATGA
- a CDS encoding alpha/beta hydrolase, with protein MTNVIILHGAWHQPAHYAELADLLRARDLSVEAPDLHELSLAESTAKVEAIVSGSSGPSVVVGHSFGGVIAGTVRGAAALIFLNSWILDVGESPAKVLAETPGEPGEGLLVLPDGDGRLCLDPEDARAKLYDDVDEPAATRAVELLRPEPPSIFDATPTHVSWRDTPSIYLRGQRDRTIATPLPDRFAGRCSRAEVWDTGHSPYLGRPTAVADLIQRGRAGDGK; from the coding sequence ATGACTAACGTGATCATCCTTCACGGAGCCTGGCATCAACCCGCTCACTACGCCGAACTTGCCGATCTGCTGCGCGCCCGGGATCTGTCCGTGGAGGCGCCCGACCTCCACGAGCTGTCGCTCGCCGAGAGCACCGCGAAAGTCGAGGCCATCGTCTCGGGCTCGTCGGGGCCGTCGGTGGTGGTGGGACACTCGTTCGGGGGCGTCATCGCTGGGACGGTGCGTGGCGCTGCCGCGTTGATCTTCCTCAACAGCTGGATCCTCGACGTCGGTGAATCTCCCGCCAAAGTACTCGCGGAGACCCCTGGCGAGCCCGGCGAGGGGCTGCTCGTGCTGCCGGACGGGGACGGGCGGCTTTGCCTGGACCCGGAAGACGCCCGGGCGAAGCTCTACGACGACGTAGACGAACCGGCGGCCACGCGTGCGGTGGAGTTGCTGCGTCCGGAACCTCCGTCGATCTTCGACGCCACGCCCACTCACGTGAGTTGGCGGGACACCCCGTCGATCTACCTTCGCGGGCAGCGAGACCGAACCATCGCGACTCCGCTTCCGGACCGCTTCGCCGGGCGCTGCTCTCGCGCGGAAGTGTGGGACACCGGCCACTCGCCCTACCTGGGTCGCCCGACAGCCGTGGCCGACCTGATCCAGCGCGGGCGAGCGGGCGACGGCAAGTGA
- a CDS encoding zinc-binding dehydrogenase has product MDLVDVEEPILRAPTDVKVRIAMTGICGTDHKILAGKLDVAESGTILGHEGVGTVVEVGDAVRHLKIGDRVIINPTQSCGTCRNCRLGAYCYCFTFDDHQVGFTLAGTFAEYFVGSAQYLYPIPEGMSWQVASLIEPLGCSLNSVLKSNLQPHESVLVIGSGAIGLLCQSITRRLSRLTVATEPNAFRRDFAERFAHHALHPDELTPERIAELTDGKKFDVVIDAVGNQLTAAMLAVARGGRVVPMGYDDTYRVEIAPTRLIDDGLSIIAAVPLHDAIGPAIDFAADLPDLARMVTTEVDMEDFRSAFEATMGDNPETGLKVEVTSVKAVIRS; this is encoded by the coding sequence ATGGATCTCGTCGATGTCGAGGAGCCCATCCTGCGAGCACCCACCGATGTGAAGGTCCGGATCGCCATGACAGGCATCTGCGGCACCGACCACAAGATCCTCGCGGGCAAACTCGACGTGGCCGAGAGCGGCACCATCCTCGGCCACGAGGGGGTGGGTACGGTGGTGGAAGTCGGTGACGCCGTGAGACACCTCAAGATCGGCGACCGCGTCATCATCAACCCCACTCAGTCTTGCGGAACCTGCCGCAACTGCCGGCTGGGCGCCTACTGCTACTGCTTCACCTTTGACGACCACCAGGTGGGCTTCACACTCGCGGGCACCTTCGCCGAATACTTCGTGGGCTCCGCACAGTACCTCTACCCGATCCCCGAAGGGATGAGCTGGCAGGTCGCGAGTCTCATCGAGCCGTTGGGCTGCTCGCTGAACAGTGTCCTCAAGTCCAACCTGCAGCCGCACGAGTCCGTCCTGGTCATCGGCTCCGGCGCCATCGGACTGCTGTGCCAGAGCATCACCCGACGATTGAGCCGGCTCACCGTGGCCACGGAACCGAACGCGTTCCGCCGCGATTTCGCCGAGCGCTTCGCCCACCACGCCTTGCACCCCGACGAGCTCACGCCGGAGAGGATCGCGGAACTCACCGACGGCAAGAAGTTCGACGTGGTGATCGACGCGGTCGGCAACCAGCTGACCGCGGCGATGTTGGCCGTCGCCAGGGGCGGCCGAGTGGTGCCGATGGGCTACGACGACACGTACCGGGTCGAGATCGCGCCCACCAGACTCATCGACGACGGGCTGAGCATCATCGCGGCCGTCCCGCTGCACGATGCCATAGGCCCCGCCATCGACTTCGCCGCTGACCTTCCGGACCTCGCTCGGATGGTCACCACGGAAGTGGACATGGAGGACTTCCGAAGCGCCTTCGAGGCGACCATGGGTGACAACCCTGAAACCGGACTGAAAGTCGAGGTCACATCCGTCAAAGCCGTGATCCGCTCGTGA
- a CDS encoding DUF1349 domain-containing protein: MKPVRTSALPFELMPRGPAGARWSTDGETLEIVSAAMSDLFLDSTAVPGEASADLTRLTGEVEGPFQLAARVTVDFRHRFDAGVLVVWVDPSTWLKLCFEFSPAHRGSVVSVVTRGVSDDANSWHVPGSTVCLRVSRMRHAFALHSSHDGRTWQLVRVCSLGVAIDRPIEVGFLSQSPTGAGCRAVFENITFTTRELSNTRDGS; encoded by the coding sequence ATGAAGCCAGTGCGTACGTCCGCGTTGCCGTTCGAGCTGATGCCACGCGGGCCGGCCGGGGCTCGGTGGAGCACCGACGGCGAAACGCTTGAGATCGTGTCGGCGGCGATGAGTGATCTCTTCCTCGATTCCACTGCTGTGCCTGGCGAGGCGTCGGCCGACCTGACCCGGCTGACCGGGGAGGTGGAGGGCCCTTTCCAACTGGCCGCACGGGTGACCGTGGACTTTCGGCACCGGTTCGACGCGGGCGTCCTGGTGGTGTGGGTGGACCCGTCCACGTGGCTCAAGCTCTGCTTCGAGTTCTCTCCGGCCCACCGGGGAAGTGTCGTCTCCGTCGTGACCCGTGGCGTGTCGGACGACGCGAACTCCTGGCACGTCCCCGGGAGCACGGTCTGCCTCCGTGTTTCCCGAATGCGACATGCTTTCGCGCTTCACAGCTCGCACGACGGCCGAACCTGGCAGCTTGTCCGAGTGTGCAGCCTCGGAGTGGCGATCGACCGCCCGATAGAGGTGGGCTTCCTCTCCCAGTCACCGACCGGTGCCGGCTGCCGGGCGGTGTTCGAGAACATCACCTTCACGACCCGAGAACTGTCGAACACGCGGGACGGTAGCTGA